The DNA sequence GGTCGTCTTCGCGGCATTTCCGGTTGTTTGGCTGATCTCCATGTCGATGCGGCCGAATGGAGAGGTCTTTGCTACTCCACCGAGTGTAATCCCTAAAGTACTTACCTTGGGTGCCTACGCAAAGATTTTTGCAAGCCCGGAGAAGATTCGATTTTTTATAAACAGCTATGTGGTGGCCCTTATTGTTACCGCGTGTACGTTGTTTATCGCAATGTTGACGGCTTATTCATTTTCCCGTTTTACCTTTAAAGGGAAAAAGCTTATCAATATGCTGATCATTGGAACACAAACAGTTCCTCCTATATCATTGATGATTCCCTATTTCGGTATGATGGTAGCCTATAGGCTCTACGATACCTACTTTGCATTAATTTTTACCTATTTGGCTTTGACCTTGCCCTATGCAATTTTAATGATGACAGGTTTTTTTAATACATTGCCGAAGGCTCTTGATGAGGCGGTATTAATCGATGGAGGTTCCCGGCTTTTGACCCTGTTTCGGGTTATCGTTCCGATATCCCTGCCTGGAATCGTCTCCACGGGATTGTATACATTTTTGTTATCATGGAATGAGTTTCTATTTGCATTGACATTGACGAAAAGCAATGAAATGGCGACTGTCCCAATTGGTATACAGCTGCTTATGGGACAGCATACATATGAGTGGAACGAGATGATGGCTATGAGCTTTTTGGGCAGTTTGCCTATTATGATATTGTTTTTGATTTTTCAGAGATACTTTTTGGCAGGTATGTCTGCCGGTTCTGTGAAAAGCTAGTCGTAAGAAATAATATAATTTTTTTAAGGAGTACATCGATGTTGATGACGATGAAAGAGCTGCTGGGTATTGCAAAAAAGCACAATTTTGCGGTTCCCGCTTTTAACACAAGCAGCAGTATGATTTTAAATGGATTACTTGAGGCATGCGAAGAAAAGCAGGCTCCGGTAATTGTTGCTATCCATCCAGATGAGCTGGAGTTTGTTCGTGATAGTTTCCTGAAGTTTGTCATTGACGAAGCACATAAGGCTTCCTTTCCCGTTTGTATCCATCTTGATCATGGAGCTTCCTTTTCTCAGGTCATGCGGGCAATTCAGTCGGGCTTTACCTCTGTCATGATAGACTCTTCCGCCTTACCTTTCGAAAAGAATGTTGAGGTGACCCAAAAGGTTGTCGAGGCCGCCCATGCGGTAAACGTCAGTGTCGAAGCAGAACTCGGTACCATCGGAGGAACGGGAGAAGGCGGTATCGCCAGTACCGACAATATCATTTTCACTCAGCCTGAAGATGTGAAAGCCTTTGTCGAGGCTACCGATGTCGACACCCTGGCAATTGCAATTGGGACAGGACACGGACTTTATCCCAAAGATGTTAAGCCGAAATTACGGATAGATCTTCTTAAGGAGATACGAGCGGTAACCGATGTGCCACTGGTTTTACATGGTGGTTCCGATAATCCCGATAGTGAAATCGCCGAGGCCGTTAAAAACGGCGTGCAGAAGATCAATATCTCCAGCGATATAAAAACGGCCTTCTATAAGAAATGCCGTGAAGTATTGCAGGATCAGGCCCTGCGGGAACCGGGAGATATCTATCCTCCCTGTATCGCGGCGATGAAGCAGGTCATGTATCATAAGATTGATTTGTTTAATGATGCCGATAAGGTGAAATACTATAAATAAGATCATCCGTTTGATTCTTATCATGAGGCTGTTGCACTTCGCTGCAACAGCCTTTTTGTGTTACCGATAAGCCTTCATGAACGGTAATCGCTCTGATGAGGCAGCTATGACAGAGCGAAACATTTTTGGGGACATTCCCGGCCAGCTTTTATAAGCCCGCTGAAAAGAGGAAACATCACTATAGGCCAGCAGATAGGACACTTCTGCAATGGTTATTTCAGATGTGTCGAGATAATAATCAGCAAGTTCCCGTCGTGTTTTGCTAAAAATTGATTGAAAGCTGGAACCCTCTTCCTGTAGTTTTCTCTGTAACGATCGTTTGCTCATCGCAAGCCGTTTTGAAGCCTCTTCCACAAAGGCCTCTCCGTTCGGCAACATTTCCAGCAAAATAATCCCGAACATAGGATCAGCAGCGTTTTTCAAGGAGAAATGAATTGTCCTAAATTTTTATAAAAGTGGATACCAGGGAGGTATGCTACCGAGGTCTGGTATCCGCTCTTGCTCGTTCATTTTACGGTAAATAATATTTTCGTAAAACCTTTCTAAGATTAATAGATTTGTTTTTTATGCATAGTTTCATGCGAATGGCCTGGCGATAATTTTCTACGGTGCGTTCCGAGAGATTCATAATACTGCCGATTTCTTTTGAAGTGTATCCTTGTGTAATAAGATGCGAGATTTTGAGCTCGTTGGGAGAGAGCTTTTCTAAAAGTTCGATCGGAACGACTTGCATCGACTCAAAGCACTGTTTAATGATATCCACGGTCTTGATCTGATTTGCCGCATTGAGTTCATTTAATTGCTTAATCATGGGAAGTATCACCTTATACATTGTATTGGAAACAGTGTACTTTTGATCATCATACTTGGAATGTGTTTTATTCATGAAAGTCGATAAGGTTTGATTAAGCGATTCAAGATTTTTTGATGTATGCCTCAACTCTTCGGAAAGCTGTTCGTGCTGAGTGACATTGCGAATAAAGCCGATAAACTGGTTGCGTGATTTCCAGTACATGCATCTTACATCGACATCTATTAACTCACCTTCCTTTGTCCTATGCCTTGTTTTTAGATTTCTTGTTTCTTGGCTTACCATTCCCTGCAGGAAAAAATCCATTATTTTCTGTCCTTCTATGGCATCTATTTCGGCAATTCTTTTATGAAGCAGCTCTTCTCTTGAATAGTGAAGCATCCTACACGCGTTCATATTACAATCAACTATTTCTCCCTCAAAATTTATAAGCCAATATGCATCATGAATCGCTTCTGTTAAAAAATGGTAATGCTCTTGTCTCTTTGAAAGATGGTACAGGGTTTCTTGCTGTTCATTAATGTCGACTATCGTCCCCAAGGCATAACGTATTCTTTTTTGATTATCCCGAATGATTGATACGCTTGCGAAAACCTCGAAAACAGAATTGTCGTTATCGACTGCAGTTAGCTTTCCCGACCAATTACTACCTTCCTTGATTACTGTTTTTATTTCTTCATCTGTTTGTTTTTCTTTTAGAAGAAAAGAAGCATGCCTGCCTATTACATCACATGGATTATTGAACTTCCATAACTGCAAAAAAGAATTATTTACGTCCATCACACAGCCTTTTGCATCAACTAAGATGAGGGCATAGGCAGTCGTCCTGAAAACTTTTTTGTAAACATCAAGGTCGACAGTATCCTTTTCATTGCTTCCCATAGTAATACTCCTTGGGATAGTTAAACCGATTTAGGTTCGCACATGTATAGGATGAGGCCTTATCCTGAGGATGTGTTAAGGTAACTTGTATGGGATGAGAAGAGCTGTCAATAGTATTGGGAATTTAGATGAACGGAAGATCGATTCCTTTTCCCGGTACAATTACACATAACCCCCTTCCGTTTTGAAATTGCTAACCCTTTCCGAAAGCTCGCGTGTCGTTTCGCCCAAATTCTGAACATCATCGGTTATATTGTTCATTGCAGTAAGGATTTCTCTGCTTCCCACGGAAATTTCTTCAACTGCTAAATTGCTGGATTGTGTTAGCTGAAGCACCGAGCTGATATCTTCAGATACTACTGCCGTCTGACTCTGCATGTTTTCCGCGGCTTCGGTTAATTTTACGGAGGTATCGGAAAGCGACGCCATTGCCTGCAGAATTTGATCGCTTCCGGACGACATCTCGACGGTACTGGTATTAATTTCGGAAAAGGCATCTGCAGTACTTTTTATATCTTTTACAATTTCATCGATTGATTGCTTGAGTGAAGCAAAGTTGTGTGCGGCGAGTTGAATTTGTTCGATAATCGTTTTAACTTCCAACGTTATTCTGCTGGATGATATACTGGAATGCTCTGCGAGCTTTCGAATCTCATCTGCGACAACGGCAAAGCCCTTTCCCGACTCGCCGGCGTGTGCAGCTTCTATGGCGGCATTCATTGCCAGAAGGTTTGTCTGACTCGATATGTCGTCAATAACACTGGTCATTTCCATTATCGAATCGATATTAGTGTTTACCTTTATGATTGAATTGTAGGTCTCTTCAAGTACCTCGTTACTTTCTTCCGCACCTTTCATGAGATTATCTGCCATCGTTTTCTGTCGTGTTGTTATCTTGGCTGTATTTTTCAGGGCGCTTATCATTTCCTCAACCGCCGCAGTGGATTGCTGTACCGCAGAGGATTGTGTTCCTGCTAGGCCTGTCAGGCCGGCAATCGTATCGTTGATTGTCTTGGTGGAGCTGCTTGCCTCACTTGATTGGCGGAGCAGTTTGTCCATCATCGTTTTTATGGAATTAATATTGCTCATGATCTGGTTGACCGATGCCGATGTTTCTTCGGTCGAGGCTGCAAGGCGATCGCGCATTGTACTGTGTACCGATACCGAATGCTTTATTTTGTTTATCATTTCGAGAAGGGTATCGGTGAAAGCATTAAAGGCAGATGCAATTTCACCTATCTCATTATTCTTGTCGATTTGTACTTTTGCAGTAAGATCACCGCCGCCTTTCGAAATTTCCTCAAGATCTTTTTTGATTGTGGTTAAGGGATTGAGGATTATGTGTTTGGTTGTGGTGATTATGACGCCGGAAATTATCAGTATGGATGCAAATAGTATAAGAAGAGAGGAGGTTATGAATTTTTTTATCGAGGCCATCATGATGTGCTCGGGTTCTCGATAAAATAGATACCACACTGTGTGATTATCTGAGTTGAGATTCACCTGGCTTCCAAAATAGTAATTTAGGGACTCTTCGTCCCTTTCTTTGAATTGGAAGATTTTATTTTCGGCTTTTTCTGATATTTGCTCTATGGCTTCTCGCCCTTTTTCGGTTAAGACCAAAGAGTTTTCCGGGTGTGATAAAAGATAGCCTTCGTTATCAAACATAAAGATATATTCATCTTTTGCGAAACCTTCTTGCCTGATAAATTGATCGGTAATGAATGAAAGTCTGGTTGCAAGCCCCACCGCTCCTATCACCTCTCCCTCTGCCTTGACAGGTACGGTAAGGACGAAGACGGGGACACCACTTACCAAGCTGCGATAGGGCTTGCCGATGCAGAAATCGCTTCCTCTTTTTATTTCAGTCGACCAATCCTTATCGGCACCTGCTCCGAGATCCTTATTCCCCGCAGAGCTTATGAGAATCCCTCCATTGGGAATAGAATATTCTTTATCCAAGTGGAGCGTGATGGATTCGCTTCCGTATCTGACAATAAAGACATTTTCATATCCGTCAGACTTGTCGTATGTATTCTTGAAATTCCTTAGGACCTTTTCATAGAGATTTTGATTATCCGGGTTTTGGCAAAGATCAACGATGGTCGGCTGCGAAGAGAGCATATTCGCAATCATTATTTGATTCTTGAAAACTGTTTCAATCGATCGAGCGATGTCGGTTGTAACTGTTGCTCCCAGCGTCAATTTACTCCGGATTATCTCATTTCGGAACGAGACCTGAATCCACTGAATCATTCCCATTAGGAGAACGACAAGGACCGTCAATGTTAATGCTAAGAACGGCAATAGTACGCTGGTTTTTTTCTTTTTCATGTTTCTTTCTCTCATGGATATTTAATCCTTTAGTGTGTTAAAAACGGTATTGAAACAGCTCCGGTTGGCAAGTAACAGCTTTACCAGAACGGGATCGAAGTGTGTTCCCGATCCCTTTGCAATTATTTCAAGCGTCTTCTCTTCGGAAAATGCTTCTTTATACGGCCTTTTGCTGCGGAGAGCATCGTACACATCGACTATGCTGCATATTCTGGCGGAAAGGGGAATTCCTTTCCCCGAAATACCTTTTGGATATCCTGTGCCGTCATATTTTTCATGATGATTCTCTGCAATCTCGGCTGCCATCTCCAGCTTTGAGCGTCCTTTTAAAATGTCATAGCCTATGGTAGTGTGTGTTTTCATGATTTCGAATTCTTCCTCTGTCAATAGACGGGGCGCCCTGAGAATTTCATCAGCTATTCCAACTTTACCGATATCATGCATTGGCGCAAAAATTTTAATATCATCAGAAAAGCGTCTCGATTTTCCCAACTTTTTTGCGATTAGATATGAGAATTCTCCGATACGCTTCATATGTTTTCCGGTTTCGTTGTCACGGTGTTCCGCTACACTTGCTATCGCATCATAAATCTCGATTCTTACATGTTCTTCTTGTTTGCGCTCTTCGGTGATATCAAAGCTGGTGAGAACAAAGGCTTCTATTTTCCCTTTTTTATCCCGTAGTGTATGAATAAGTGAACGAACCCATCGTATTTTTCCATCTCTTGTTTTGTTTATTAATTCCCCTTCCCAGCAGCCTATTTGAGGAAGAAGCAGATCTTTTTTTATCTCTGCAAAAAGCTTGTCATATTGGGTTTCCGAATATCCGTTATCAAGGTATACTTCTTTTTCACTATTCAGAATCCATATCGATTGTTCTTGTAGCTCTGATAAATCATATCCGTAGACTTTTTCACACTGTTGGTTCACAAAAGTTATTCGCCCCTTTTTGTCTGCAATAATAAAGGGATTTCTCGCAAATTTAACGGCGTGATAAAATTTCGCATATTCTTTTAGTAACGTCTCACTCTCTGTAACATCCTGGATAATCCCGGTTAGCATGTTGGTATAGGCTTTCTTTTTATTACCAATATACCAATGCTTCTGGTATACCCAGCGCTCCTGCCCTGTGATTCCGTGGATAATCCTGTATTTGAGTTCAGTGGGGGACGCTGGTTCGGTTAAGCTCTTTTCGACCAAGCGTCTATCATCGGGATGCACACACTCAATGACATTCGTATGGTTTGGAATAAATTGTGACGGTTCTTTTCCGAAAATTCGATATGCTTCCTCAGACCAATCAAAACTCCGGGCCTTCCTGTCATAGTCCCAGGAACCGAGCCGGGCGGAAAGCTGAACCTTTTGTTGATCATAAAGGCGATTGACACGATTTACCTTTTTCCTAAAGATCAGGATCTTATCTTTTCCGCTTTGCATTACCGTACATTCCGCCGGATAAAGAGACTTGTCGCTAGTTCTGATAGTGAGCTCTTCCGTTATTGATCCAATGCCGCTATCCTTGTTCAGCACAGGTCCTATGTTCTCAATTACCGTCTCTAAGGGTGTACCGGTCATTTCGTTGAGGCCGTACCCAAGTTCTTCAGATGCCTTGATGTTGATGGCAAGAATTTTTCCGGCGGAAGAGAGTAGTACACATGCTAAAGGATTATGCAGAAATAAATTATACAGTAAATCTGATTCGCATAAATTACGTTTCATATTAGGAAAGTGCATGTGTATATCCATAAAAAATTATCTAAATCAATGTTGGTTAGAAAATACCGCTATGAAAAAGAAAATGGAACCCAAGGGAAATCCGAAAACTACCTGGAAACTACACGGAAAATACCTGAAAACCACATACTGTGATCCCGGCACTTACGTAGGTCCCGGATCGGGGAGAAAAGTTGTAGGAATGGTTCAAGAAAACACAATAACAGAGTGGGGAATGAAGGATGGTGATGGAATCATCATTGTAGGTGTAAACCAGTATATCTTCCTTGTTAATGTGCCGGGAGAAGTAACCTGAAAGGTCTCCCTTTAAGGACTTGGCCCCTTCTTCCTTTCAAGATCCTTGTGTAAGCGTCAAAACTACAGGCCCTACAAAAATCCCGATATTCCTTGCACAATTTCCACAAGGAGAATTAAAGCATGGAAAGAAAAGATATCTGGGTAGAAAGATTCAGGGAATGTGAAAAGGTAAACAGAAACAGCCTTGTAAAGCTTCCGGAGGTTTTAAAACCATCTCAGCCCTTTTCGATCTCTATCGAATATCCTTCAGGACATAAAATCAACATTCCAGCAAACTACAACTCAGATACGCTTTGGCGCCTGGTTGCCGACCTTGACGGGGTGTTACCATGATCCCAGATCTTTCCATCCTCCAGATTTATGTTCGTCCCGGCGTCACCGATATGCGGAAGCAGGTAAACGGCCTATCCATCATCACAGAGGAGGAGATGGAGCTTGCTCCCGGTTCCGGCAGCCTGTTCCTGTTCTGCAGCAGAGATAGGAAGCTGATTAAATGCATCTATTGGGACCGGAATGGCTTCTGTCTTTGGCAGAAGCGTCTTGAGAAGGGAAAGTACCCCTGGCCCTATACCGAAGTTCAGGCCAGAGAAATATCTCAAGAACAGCTGAAGATGCTTCTTGATGGGATCGACTTCTGGCATGCCCACCAGAGGCTCAGCTATGAAGAGATTGCTTAAACCATCTTCCCACTGAAATTCAAAGATGATAGAATTCCAACATGGACTTGGCGGAGATTCAGAAATCACCGGAGAAAGCACTTGAGCTCATACAGAGTATGTCCGGTCAAATCGAGCATCTTACAGAAGAGCTCCGCCTTGCCCTTCACCGTAAATATGGCCGTTCCAGTGAGAGGATTGCTCCCTGTCAGAAAGAGCTGTTCGAAGAGGATGCCCTGCTGAAGATGAGTCCGGTATAGAAGATCAGATAACCGTACCGGCTCATAGAAGAACCAAAGCAGGCCGTAAGCCCTTAGATCCCAGCATCCCCCGGGAAGACATCATCCATGATATCCCCGAGGAAGAAAAGCTCTGTGGCTGCGGTTACAAGCTTGTAAAGGTAGATGAGGTCATCAGCGAAAGGCTAAAACATATACCCGAACAGATTTATGTGGAACGTCATATCCGTCTCAAGTATGCCTGTAAGAACTGTGAAGGTTCCGGAGATGAAGAGAAACCTGTTTTTCGTATTGCCCCGGCTCCTCCTTCTATTCTCCCTGGCAGCATCGTTACTTCAGGTCTTCTGGCCTTTATCCTGGTGAATAAGTTCTGTGATCATTTGCCGTTTTACAGGCAGGAGAAACGCTTTGAACGTATCGGCGCCCATATCAGCCGGCAAGATATGTCGAATTGGACGAACAAGGTCTACGACGTCCTTCAGTTCCTGATGGAAATGTTCAAGGAAAAAATCAAAGAAGGATCAGTTATCCAGATGGATGAAACAACGGTCCAGGTCCTGGGAGAAGAGAACCGGCCCGACACCTCAAAATCCTATATGTGGCTGGCCCGGGGAGGACCGCCGGAATCGCCTCTTGTGATCTACGAATACCACGAAACCAGAAGTTCTCGGCATGCCAAGGCATGTTTGGAAGGCTATTCAGGCTATCTCCAGACTGACGGCTACCAGGCCTATGAAACGGCGATAGACGGCAATGAAGATATCGTTCATGTTGGCTGTCTGGCTCATGCCCGCCGGAAGTTTGTAGAAGCCGCTAAGGCATCGAAGAAGGCTGGAAGCGCCCAGATTGCGGTTAAGAAGATCAAGGACATCTATCGGGTTGAAAGTAACCTGAGAGATCAGGATCTGGATGAGGATGAGTTCTTGAACCAGAGAAAGCTGTTGCCTATACCCTGGGACAGTGGAACAAGATCATTCGCTTTTTGGAATCTCCCTATCTGACACCGGATAACAATGCTGCTGAACAATCCATCAAGCCTTTCGTTGTGGGTCGGAAGAACTGGCTGTTCTCAGGATCGCCCAACGGAGCCAAAGCCAGCAGTCTCTTCTACTCGCTGATCGAGACTGCGAAAGCCAATGACCTGAATCCATATGGCTACTTGTATTGGATTTTCGATCAATACGCCGAAAAGGCTGTAGACTTCGACTACGAAACGCTGCTCCCCTGGAACTGTGACCGGGAGGCAATCAGGAACGTGGCGTTCAAGGGCCTGTAGTTTTGACGGTTACCACCAATCCAACAGATTTGTGAGGCGTACCCGCTTGTCATCTTACATCAGGGAGGCCGGAAGGGTTTCTGCGATGCAAATAAAAAAGCCGGTTGCTCATATCAAATCCTGTTACAGGAGATTGATAAAAACACCGGCCCTTCGGTAGCTTTTAGCTACTTCGTACCAATAAATATGGAACGTTTAGCAGGGACAGGACTCGAACCTGTGACCTCCGGGTTATGAGCCCGACGAGCTGCCAACTGCTCTACCCTGCGTCGTTAATAAAGATAAGATACCGAAATAAACGAAAAGGGTCAAGAGGCTCTTCCCCGAAAAGGTTGATGACCGTTCGGGGAAGATGCCTGTAGGGCTACTGCTTTGCATAACCTCCGTTGTTGACCTTGCTGCTGTTGCTCACAAGATCACCAATGGACAAATAGCCATCCGAGGAGAGCAGGACGTACTTCGTATAACCTACAGTACTTCCTATTGTCAGTGTAAGGACACCGTTTGAGACTGAGTAAGTGCCACTCATAGTGTTCGTTGGTTCGGTACTCCCGCCATCATGGGCGTCGTGAGTGAAGCTACCATTGCTTTGTATGGTAAGGACCTCATAGTCTCCATCATCTTCGGCAAGGCTTTTCCAGGTCCCGATGATTCCACTTGTCTCACTACTGGTCCGTTTACAGGCATAGGGATAGAAGCTGCCGTCTTCAAACAGATCGTAGAGGTCGCCGAAATCGCTCAATGTCAGAACGCCGTTTGATGCCGAATAGGTACCCGAGTCTGTGTCATCGTTTTCAGTCCCTTCCGCATCGTAAGTATACGTGTATGAACCGTTAGTAAACACATATGTCTCGGTGTAATCTCCTTCATCTTCATCATAGCCGCTGCATTTGTAGATTCCGTTGCGATCGTCGGCTTCTCGGGTGACGGTAATGGTGTAGTCATCATCGTTTCCAGATTCGGCTTCTACCGTGACCATAATTTCTGTTGCCGATCCCACGGATAGGGCTACGGTTTTGCTGGGAGTATAGGAGATACTCGCCTTACTGCTGCTTGCTGTTGGGTTTACGGTGACACTTGTCCCTTCATCGAAACCTACCGTGGCTGTATATTCATCCTCATCTGAGCTGAAAGAGGGAGAGAGGGGGATGGATCTGCCGTCGGCATCTGTCAAAGTCAGGGAGGCCAGGCGTATATCATCGTCCTGCAGGGTAATAATGTTGCTAAATGTAGCATCACTTGAGCCTACCGAAATAGTATTGGTTCCCCCGCTGCCTATGTACAGCATGGTGCTGTTTGGATCATTTTCATCCAGGACCGCCGCGCCCACATAATAGGTTCCCGCGCCAACGCTTTCGATAGCTACTGATTTTGGCCATGATGTGGCAGAAGCAATGTTTAACCCGTCGGAAAGGTAGGCCGGCTCACCATTTTCGCTTTCACTCAAATAGGCGTAGAGATATCCTGATGTGATACCGCTTCCGCTGATAGTGGAAATGGTAACGGTATATCCGATAGGAGCACC is a window from the Sediminispirochaeta bajacaliforniensis DSM 16054 genome containing:
- a CDS encoding ketose-bisphosphate aldolase; amino-acid sequence: MLMTMKELLGIAKKHNFAVPAFNTSSSMILNGLLEACEEKQAPVIVAIHPDELEFVRDSFLKFVIDEAHKASFPVCIHLDHGASFSQVMRAIQSGFTSVMIDSSALPFEKNVEVTQKVVEAAHAVNVSVEAELGTIGGTGEGGIASTDNIIFTQPEDVKAFVEATDVDTLAIAIGTGHGLYPKDVKPKLRIDLLKEIRAVTDVPLVLHGGSDNPDSEIAEAVKNGVQKINISSDIKTAFYKKCREVLQDQALREPGDIYPPCIAAMKQVMYHKIDLFNDADKVKYYK
- a CDS encoding carbohydrate ABC transporter permease; this encodes MTHSIKKQSMGRKIVTYFFLLLGVVFAAFPVVWLISMSMRPNGEVFATPPSVIPKVLTLGAYAKIFASPEKIRFFINSYVVALIVTACTLFIAMLTAYSFSRFTFKGKKLINMLIIGTQTVPPISLMIPYFGMMVAYRLYDTYFALIFTYLALTLPYAILMMTGFFNTLPKALDEAVLIDGGSRLLTLFRVIVPISLPGIVSTGLYTFLLSWNEFLFALTLTKSNEMATVPIGIQLLMGQHTYEWNEMMAMSFLGSLPIMILFLIFQRYFLAGMSAGSVKS
- a CDS encoding PAS domain-containing protein; this translates as MGSNEKDTVDLDVYKKVFRTTAYALILVDAKGCVMDVNNSFLQLWKFNNPCDVIGRHASFLLKEKQTDEEIKTVIKEGSNWSGKLTAVDNDNSVFEVFASVSIIRDNQKRIRYALGTIVDINEQQETLYHLSKRQEHYHFLTEAIHDAYWLINFEGEIVDCNMNACRMLHYSREELLHKRIAEIDAIEGQKIMDFFLQGMVSQETRNLKTRHRTKEGELIDVDVRCMYWKSRNQFIGFIRNVTQHEQLSEELRHTSKNLESLNQTLSTFMNKTHSKYDDQKYTVSNTMYKVILPMIKQLNELNAANQIKTVDIIKQCFESMQVVPIELLEKLSPNELKISHLITQGYTSKEIGSIMNLSERTVENYRQAIRMKLCIKNKSINLRKVLRKYYLP
- a CDS encoding cadherin-like beta sandwich domain-containing protein: MMCWRLFKNITALLVVFLLVGFTMSCNLFGSSDNDDDGGGGNGGGSSELITITNPAAGAVVTTQTFTISGTWSGTTPASIGVSFAGQSEKSASLNTTAKTWTVSITAGTSITQGNKLISATSYDSADDDIETASVLINYAYSGAPIGYTVTISTISGSGITSGYLYAYLSESENGEPAYLSDGLNIASATSWPKSVAIESVGAGTYYVGAAVLDENDPNSTMLYIGSGGTNTISVGSSDATFSNIITLQDDDIRLASLTLTDADGRSIPLSPSFSSDEDEYTATVGFDEGTSVTVNPTASSSKASISYTPSKTVALSVGSATEIMVTVEAESGNDDDYTITVTREADDRNGIYKCSGYDEDEGDYTETYVFTNGSYTYTYDAEGTENDDTDSGTYSASNGVLTLSDFGDLYDLFEDGSFYPYACKRTSSETSGIIGTWKSLAEDDGDYEVLTIQSNGSFTHDAHDGGSTEPTNTMSGTYSVSNGVLTLTIGSTVGYTKYVLLSSDGYLSIGDLVSNSSKVNNGGYAKQ
- a CDS encoding methyl-accepting chemotaxis protein, which translates into the protein MKKKKTSVLLPFLALTLTVLVVLLMGMIQWIQVSFRNEIIRSKLTLGATVTTDIARSIETVFKNQIMIANMLSSQPTIVDLCQNPDNQNLYEKVLRNFKNTYDKSDGYENVFIVRYGSESITLHLDKEYSIPNGGILISSAGNKDLGAGADKDWSTEIKRGSDFCIGKPYRSLVSGVPVFVLTVPVKAEGEVIGAVGLATRLSFITDQFIRQEGFAKDEYIFMFDNEGYLLSHPENSLVLTEKGREAIEQISEKAENKIFQFKERDEESLNYYFGSQVNLNSDNHTVWYLFYREPEHIMMASIKKFITSSLLILFASILIISGVIITTTKHIILNPLTTIKKDLEEISKGGGDLTAKVQIDKNNEIGEIASAFNAFTDTLLEMINKIKHSVSVHSTMRDRLAASTEETSASVNQIMSNINSIKTMMDKLLRQSSEASSSTKTINDTIAGLTGLAGTQSSAVQQSTAAVEEMISALKNTAKITTRQKTMADNLMKGAEESNEVLEETYNSIIKVNTNIDSIMEMTSVIDDISSQTNLLAMNAAIEAAHAGESGKGFAVVADEIRKLAEHSSISSSRITLEVKTIIEQIQLAAHNFASLKQSIDEIVKDIKSTADAFSEINTSTVEMSSGSDQILQAMASLSDTSVKLTEAAENMQSQTAVVSEDISSVLQLTQSSNLAVEEISVGSREILTAMNNITDDVQNLGETTRELSERVSNFKTEGGYV
- a CDS encoding HD domain-containing phosphohydrolase; this encodes MKRNLCESDLLYNLFLHNPLACVLLSSAGKILAINIKASEELGYGLNEMTGTPLETVIENIGPVLNKDSGIGSITEELTIRTSDKSLYPAECTVMQSGKDKILIFRKKVNRVNRLYDQQKVQLSARLGSWDYDRKARSFDWSEEAYRIFGKEPSQFIPNHTNVIECVHPDDRRLVEKSLTEPASPTELKYRIIHGITGQERWVYQKHWYIGNKKKAYTNMLTGIIQDVTESETLLKEYAKFYHAVKFARNPFIIADKKGRITFVNQQCEKVYGYDLSELQEQSIWILNSEKEVYLDNGYSETQYDKLFAEIKKDLLLPQIGCWEGELINKTRDGKIRWVRSLIHTLRDKKGKIEAFVLTSFDITEERKQEEHVRIEIYDAIASVAEHRDNETGKHMKRIGEFSYLIAKKLGKSRRFSDDIKIFAPMHDIGKVGIADEILRAPRLLTEEEFEIMKTHTTIGYDILKGRSKLEMAAEIAENHHEKYDGTGYPKGISGKGIPLSARICSIVDVYDALRSKRPYKEAFSEEKTLEIIAKGSGTHFDPVLVKLLLANRSCFNTVFNTLKD
- a CDS encoding IS66 family transposase; this encodes MDLAEIQKSPEKALELIQSMSGQIEHLTEELRLALHRKYGRSSERIAPCQKELFEEDALLKMSPV
- the tnpB gene encoding IS66 family insertion sequence element accessory protein TnpB (TnpB, as the term is used for proteins encoded by IS66 family insertion elements, is considered an accessory protein, since TnpC, encoded by a neighboring gene, is a DDE family transposase.) — translated: MIPDLSILQIYVRPGVTDMRKQVNGLSIITEEEMELAPGSGSLFLFCSRDRKLIKCIYWDRNGFCLWQKRLEKGKYPWPYTEVQAREISQEQLKMLLDGIDFWHAHQRLSYEEIA
- a CDS encoding transposase domain-containing protein yields the protein MGRKNWLFSGSPNGAKASSLFYSLIETAKANDLNPYGYLYWIFDQYAEKAVDFDYETLLPWNCDREAIRNVAFKGL
- a CDS encoding helix-turn-helix transcriptional regulator; this translates as MKNAADPMFGIILLEMLPNGEAFVEEASKRLAMSKRSLQRKLQEEGSSFQSIFSKTRRELADYYLDTSEITIAEVSYLLAYSDVSSFQRAYKSWPGMSPKMFRSVIAASSERLPFMKAYR